The proteins below come from a single Candidatus Poribacteria bacterium genomic window:
- a CDS encoding SPW repeat protein gives MWQGWVNLVLGIWMIVAGFVLPVTRTAVGINFTIVGVIILGFALWTALRRDYLSWVNVVMGIWAIVASWVLPIEKAAEGAEAARHPALWINYLVVGVIVIVFALLCALRKPKTVGETVAPETPVSEAGEEETTPTEGSES, from the coding sequence ATGTGGCAGGGATGGGTTAACCTCGTACTTGGTATCTGGATGATCGTGGCGGGCTTCGTCCTGCCGGTCACCAGAACCGCCGTGGGAATCAACTTCACGATAGTTGGTGTCATTATCCTGGGCTTTGCCCTGTGGACAGCTCTGAGGAGGGATTACCTGAGCTGGGTGAACGTGGTCATGGGCATCTGGGCCATCGTCGCCAGTTGGGTGCTCCCGATCGAGAAAGCAGCGGAGGGGGCTGAAGCTGCTCGTCATCCGGCGCTTTGGATCAACTACCTGGTCGTGGGCGTCATCGTGATCGTCTTCGCTCTACTGTGTGCCCTCAGGAAACCCAAGACGGTAGGGGAGACGGTTGCCCCTGAAACACCGGTATCCGAGGCAGGGGAAGAGGAAACGACCCCCACCGAGGGCAGTGAGTCCTAA